In Acidobacteriota bacterium, the following proteins share a genomic window:
- a CDS encoding amidohydrolase family protein yields the protein MVRFWRSHMVSAPRPRRTRLPAATVPAVCRAAVVLFLAGTQPVLAQPFDGQRDTQPESATLAIVGGLLIDGHEGPPLSGGIVLVDGDRIVAAGSREALDVPADAEVIDATGMTVMPGLIDAHVHLDILGHSDYQHWHGTHRPNYADIMAVSSRQLLLSGVTTAVDLAGNPDALITTRERIESGEIPGPRIVASMGWITNWTDEQVRRHHRRTHTVNVRTVEEARAAARTAIAQGAGIIKVHTGLSEAQLRAIAAEADRNGLRITGHVGDRDDLLMRIRSGQDGIEHLSLAAGDSPAIHPDVIQGLVDRRTWVVPTMIQTMAQGLTAEWPDRRDNPRARALTPPDLWADIRRSIENPRRFGYFGGGLRVSRFEALGARLRQLRDAGVRVLVGTDAGTPLNFHTDATWQEMDLMAGFGFPPMEVLVTATRRNAEYLGLEDELGSLTPGKLADIIVVDGNPLLSMRDLRNVVAVVKDGRVYKRPDAGVR from the coding sequence CCGGCGGTTTGCCGCGCGGCAGTCGTCCTGTTCCTTGCAGGCACGCAACCCGTCCTGGCGCAGCCGTTCGACGGCCAACGCGACACGCAGCCCGAGAGCGCGACGCTGGCCATCGTCGGGGGCCTGCTGATCGACGGACACGAGGGACCACCCCTGTCCGGGGGCATCGTCCTGGTCGACGGCGACCGCATCGTCGCCGCGGGCAGCCGGGAAGCGCTCGACGTACCCGCCGACGCCGAGGTCATCGACGCCACGGGGATGACCGTCATGCCGGGACTCATCGACGCCCACGTCCACCTGGACATTCTCGGACACTCCGACTACCAGCACTGGCACGGAACGCACCGCCCGAACTACGCCGACATCATGGCGGTCTCCTCCCGACAGCTCCTGCTGAGCGGGGTCACCACGGCCGTCGACCTGGCGGGGAATCCGGACGCGCTCATCACGACCCGGGAGCGGATCGAGAGCGGCGAGATCCCGGGCCCCCGCATCGTCGCCAGCATGGGCTGGATCACCAACTGGACCGACGAGCAGGTCCGACGGCACCACCGCCGTACCCACACCGTCAACGTCCGCACCGTCGAGGAGGCGCGGGCCGCCGCGCGCACCGCCATCGCCCAGGGGGCCGGGATCATCAAAGTCCACACGGGGCTCTCCGAGGCGCAGTTGCGAGCGATCGCGGCCGAGGCCGACCGGAACGGCCTGCGGATCACCGGGCACGTGGGCGACCGCGACGATCTGCTGATGCGGATCCGGTCCGGCCAGGACGGCATCGAACACCTGTCCCTGGCGGCCGGAGACAGCCCGGCCATCCATCCCGACGTCATCCAGGGCCTGGTCGATCGGCGGACCTGGGTGGTGCCGACGATGATCCAGACGATGGCGCAGGGCCTGACCGCGGAATGGCCCGACCGGCGCGACAACCCGCGGGCACGCGCGCTGACCCCGCCCGACCTGTGGGCGGACATCCGGCGCTCCATCGAGAACCCGCGGCGGTTCGGCTACTTCGGGGGCGGCCTGCGCGTGAGCCGCTTCGAGGCGCTGGGCGCGAGGCTCCGCCAACTCCGGGATGCGGGCGTGCGGGTGCTGGTGGGCACCGACGCGGGCACGCCGCTCAACTTCCACACCGATGCCACCTGGCAGGAAATGGACCTGATGGCCGGCTTCGGGTTCCCGCCGATGGAGGTGCTGGTCACCGCCACGCGGCGGAACGCCGAGTACCTGGGGCTGGAAGACGAGCTGGGCAGCCTCACGCCCGGCAAGCTGGCCGACATCATCGTCGTCGACGGCAACCCGCTGCTGAGCATGCGGGACCTGCGCAACGTCGTGGCCGTCGTAAAGGACGGCCGGGTCTACAAGCGGCCGGACGCGGGAGTGCGGTAG
- a CDS encoding CocE/NonD family hydrolase: protein MQTPRIGPAIVLLLAVATGAPAQVPATYEAVLFAEDVMVPMRDGVRLGTDVYRPARDGAPVEEPLPVLLQRTPYGKSGRGLVERSLYFVERGYVVVLQDMRGRYESEGTFSKYHDFDAPDGYDTVEWAATLPYTSGEVGMFGTSYGAHTQADAAKMNPPHLRALLLNQGGISRPWAHKVRNHGAFELGQQLGWAFGQLRVSPDPVVRATFEAEDVADWFAAMPLRPGLSPLAAAPEFEEYVLTQMTHGDDDDPDADFRHWDRIGVSWRRYYGRTADVPMLHVAGWYDPYCGSMFENFRGLSAAKTAPQRLLVGPWTHGGNTRSYAGDVDFGPAAALPDFATELHLQWFDRHLKDRPTEADDWPPIRLFVMGTGDGRRDENGRLRHGGYWRDAEEWPLPEAEPTRYYFHADGTLRTTPPAGGVPPTTYTYDPAHPVPTIGGSFSGVLKRGAFDQREREFRSLRGGSENGFYGSRPPYLPLRTRPDVVVFQTAPLEEPVEVIGPVTVRLYASSTAVDTDFTVKLVDVHPPSRDFPTGFDMNVTDGILRARYRNSPSRPELMAPGEVYEFEIRPYPTANRFQAGHRIRIDISSSNFPRFDVNPNTGEPLGRHRRAIRADNSIHHAAAHPSHVILPIVPAP from the coding sequence ATGCAGACACCACGGATCGGACCAGCCATCGTCTTGTTGCTTGCAGTCGCCACCGGTGCGCCGGCGCAGGTCCCCGCGACGTACGAGGCGGTCCTGTTCGCCGAGGATGTCATGGTCCCGATGCGCGACGGCGTCCGGCTCGGCACCGACGTCTATCGGCCGGCGCGCGACGGCGCACCCGTAGAGGAGCCGCTGCCCGTCCTGCTGCAGCGCACTCCCTACGGCAAGAGCGGACGCGGGCTCGTCGAGCGCAGCCTGTACTTCGTCGAGCGCGGCTACGTCGTGGTGCTGCAGGACATGCGGGGCCGGTACGAGTCGGAGGGCACGTTCTCGAAGTACCACGACTTCGACGCCCCCGACGGCTACGACACGGTCGAATGGGCCGCCACGCTCCCTTACACCTCCGGCGAGGTCGGCATGTTCGGCACCTCCTACGGCGCGCACACGCAGGCCGACGCGGCCAAGATGAATCCGCCGCACCTGCGCGCGCTGCTGCTCAACCAGGGGGGCATCTCCCGCCCCTGGGCGCACAAGGTCCGCAACCACGGCGCGTTCGAGTTGGGACAGCAGCTCGGCTGGGCCTTCGGCCAGCTCCGGGTCTCGCCCGACCCGGTGGTGCGAGCCACGTTCGAGGCGGAAGACGTCGCGGACTGGTTCGCGGCGATGCCGCTGCGGCCGGGCCTCAGTCCGCTGGCCGCGGCGCCCGAGTTCGAGGAGTACGTGCTCACGCAGATGACGCACGGAGACGACGACGATCCCGACGCCGACTTCCGGCACTGGGATCGCATCGGCGTGAGCTGGCGCCGCTACTACGGGCGGACGGCGGACGTGCCGATGCTGCACGTCGCCGGCTGGTACGACCCCTACTGCGGCAGCATGTTCGAGAACTTCCGCGGACTGTCGGCGGCCAAGACTGCACCGCAGCGGTTGCTGGTCGGCCCCTGGACGCACGGCGGCAACACCCGCTCCTACGCCGGCGACGTGGACTTCGGACCGGCGGCCGCGCTGCCCGACTTCGCCACGGAGCTGCACCTGCAGTGGTTCGACCGCCATCTGAAGGACCGGCCCACCGAGGCCGACGACTGGCCGCCGATCCGCCTGTTCGTGATGGGCACGGGGGACGGGCGCCGGGACGAGAACGGCCGGCTGCGCCACGGCGGCTACTGGCGCGACGCCGAAGAGTGGCCGCTGCCCGAGGCGGAACCGACCCGCTACTATTTCCACGCGGACGGCACGCTGCGCACGACCCCGCCGGCGGGCGGCGTGCCGCCCACCACCTACACCTACGACCCGGCCCACCCGGTGCCGACCATCGGCGGCTCGTTCTCGGGCGTGCTCAAGCGCGGCGCCTTCGATCAGCGGGAACGCGAGTTCCGAAGCCTCCGGGGCGGCTCGGAGAACGGCTTCTACGGATCGCGGCCGCCCTATCTGCCGCTGAGGACGCGGCCCGACGTGGTGGTGTTCCAGACCGCGCCGCTGGAGGAACCGGTGGAGGTCATCGGTCCCGTCACGGTCCGGCTGTATGCGTCGTCGACCGCGGTCGACACGGACTTCACCGTGAAGCTGGTCGACGTCCACCCGCCGAGCCGCGACTTCCCCACCGGCTTCGACATGAACGTGACCGACGGGATCCTGCGAGCGCGCTATCGCAACTCACCGAGCCGGCCGGAGTTGATGGCGCCGGGGGAGGTCTACGAGTTCGAGATCCGGCCCTACCCGACGGCGAATCGCTTCCAGGCGGGCCACCGGATCCGCATCGACATATCGAGCAGCAACTTCCCCCGCTTCGACGTCAACCCGAACACCGGCGAGCCGCTCGGGCGGCACCGGCGGGCGATTCGCGCGGACAACTCGATCCACCACGCGGCCGCCCACCCTTCGCACGTGATCCTGCCCATCGTCCCGGCGCCGTAG
- a CDS encoding DASS family sodium-coupled anion symporter: MTDTPGSDVQAVQDAQARFDEQRRRVGLLLGPALFLLVLLLPFGSLTPEGHRLAAVMALVIVFWTTEALPLAVTALLGPVLAVMLRVAPVRDVLAPFANPLIFLFIGSFILAQALFVHRVNERIAYGVLSWRFIGARPTRILVAYGALAAFLSAWMSNTATTAMLVPIGVSLVVFMESEGKLPKHYGTALMLMTAYGCSIGGMATPVGTPPNIIAIGFIGEQLGVRISFVEWMLLAVPVTAIFMGIVFVYLNWVGRTGITEIPGAEAIIAERQRALGPWKPGERNAVIAFGVTVLLWIGPGLLPLLLGREHPFAVAVLSSVPESVAALTGAVLLFLLPVSSTQRSTLTWKQAAQIDWGTILLFGGGLSLGTLSGATGLAQVVGEGITGLVPSNGVVPITFAATLFTVVLSNTMSNTAAANIAVPIVISIAVAAGVDPITPAVAAALGASVAVVLPVSTPPNAIVYASGRIPITRMIKYGLLMGVLAIVLVPIVTLAMMSLVGIGG, encoded by the coding sequence ATGACGGATACGCCCGGTTCCGACGTGCAGGCGGTGCAGGACGCACAGGCCCGGTTCGACGAGCAGCGCCGCCGGGTCGGCCTGCTGCTCGGGCCGGCGCTGTTCCTGCTGGTGCTCCTCCTTCCGTTCGGCAGCCTGACCCCGGAGGGGCATCGGCTGGCGGCGGTCATGGCGCTGGTCATCGTCTTCTGGACCACCGAGGCATTGCCGCTGGCCGTCACCGCACTGCTCGGTCCGGTGCTGGCCGTCATGCTGCGCGTGGCGCCGGTGCGGGACGTCCTTGCGCCGTTCGCCAATCCGCTGATCTTCCTCTTCATCGGCAGCTTCATCCTGGCCCAGGCGCTGTTCGTGCATCGCGTGAACGAACGGATCGCCTACGGAGTCCTGTCGTGGCGCTTCATCGGCGCCCGGCCGACCCGCATTCTCGTGGCCTACGGCGCCCTCGCCGCGTTCCTGTCGGCCTGGATGAGCAACACCGCCACGACCGCCATGCTGGTGCCGATCGGGGTGTCGCTCGTCGTCTTCATGGAGTCCGAGGGGAAGCTGCCGAAGCACTACGGCACGGCCCTCATGCTGATGACCGCCTACGGCTGCTCCATCGGCGGCATGGCGACGCCGGTTGGCACGCCGCCCAACATCATCGCCATCGGGTTCATCGGCGAGCAGCTCGGCGTCCGCATCTCGTTCGTCGAGTGGATGCTGCTCGCGGTTCCCGTGACGGCCATCTTCATGGGCATCGTGTTCGTCTACCTGAACTGGGTCGGACGGACCGGCATCACCGAGATCCCGGGGGCGGAGGCGATCATCGCCGAGCGGCAGCGCGCGCTCGGCCCCTGGAAGCCGGGCGAGCGGAACGCGGTCATCGCGTTCGGGGTGACCGTGCTGCTCTGGATCGGGCCCGGCCTGTTGCCGCTGCTTCTGGGGCGCGAGCACCCGTTCGCGGTGGCGGTGCTCTCCAGCGTGCCGGAGTCGGTGGCGGCGCTGACCGGCGCCGTCCTGCTCTTCCTGCTGCCGGTCAGCAGCACCCAACGGTCGACGCTGACCTGGAAGCAGGCCGCGCAGATCGACTGGGGCACCATCCTGCTCTTCGGCGGCGGGCTCTCGCTCGGGACGCTGTCCGGGGCCACGGGGCTCGCGCAGGTGGTCGGCGAGGGGATTACCGGTCTCGTGCCGTCCAACGGCGTGGTTCCCATCACCTTCGCGGCGACGCTCTTCACGGTGGTGCTTTCCAACACGATGTCGAACACCGCCGCCGCCAACATCGCGGTGCCCATCGTGATCTCCATCGCCGTGGCCGCCGGCGTCGATCCGATCACGCCGGCCGTCGCCGCGGCTCTCGGCGCGTCGGTGGCGGTGGTGCTGCCGGTGTCGACGCCTCCCAACGCCATCGTCTACGCGTCCGGCCGCATCCCCATCACCCGCATGATCAAGTACGGTCTCCTGATGGGGGTTCTCGCCATCGTGCTGGTGCCGATCGTGACGCTGGCGATGATGAGCCTCGTCGGCATCGGGGGCTGA
- the tatA gene encoding twin-arginine translocase TatA/TatE family subunit encodes MGPIGPMELIIILVIVILIFGANRLSGLGKGLGQAIRGFKDEMKVDEKSESSESN; translated from the coding sequence ATTGGTCCCATCGGCCCGATGGAACTGATCATCATTCTCGTCATCGTGATCCTCATCTTCGGCGCCAATCGGTTGTCCGGTCTCGGCAAGGGACTGGGCCAGGCGATCCGGGGATTCAAGGACGAGATGAAAGTCGACGAGAAGTCGGAGAGCTCCGAATCGAACTAG
- a CDS encoding redoxin domain-containing protein, protein MRDSSDQLNQFDIRYFMISVDDAETNRRFAESLDANFPILSDPGRGVADAYGVMNAAWSMPNRWTFIIGPDGKILRIDKRVSMSRAGQELVAHLTELEVPRK, encoded by the coding sequence CTGCGTGACTCCAGCGACCAACTGAACCAGTTCGACATCCGGTACTTCATGATCAGCGTCGACGACGCGGAGACCAATCGGCGGTTCGCCGAATCGCTCGACGCGAACTTTCCGATCCTGAGCGATCCCGGCCGGGGCGTCGCCGACGCGTACGGCGTCATGAACGCGGCGTGGTCGATGCCCAACCGGTGGACGTTCATCATCGGTCCCGACGGGAAGATCCTCAGGATCGACAAGCGGGTGAGCATGTCGCGGGCGGGACAGGAGCTCGTCGCCCACCTCACCGAGCTGGAGGTGCCCCGCAAGTAG
- a CDS encoding redoxin domain-containing protein, protein MQARSEARPHQRRSTGRMKRLCVSAALLAVVVCGAGGALAADLEVGDVAPPFELPGSDGNTHTLAQYEGTTVVLAWFLKAFTGG, encoded by the coding sequence ATGCAGGCGCGGAGCGAGGCGCGCCCGCACCAGCGAAGGAGTACAGGACGCATGAAACGACTGTGCGTGTCGGCTGCCCTTCTGGCCGTCGTCGTGTGCGGCGCCGGCGGCGCGCTGGCGGCTGATCTCGAGGTCGGCGACGTCGCGCCGCCCTTCGAGTTGCCGGGCAGCGACGGGAACACCCACACCCTGGCCCAGTACGAGGGCACGACCGTCGTGCTGGCGTGGTTTCTCAAGGCCTTCACCGGCGGTTGA
- a CDS encoding DUF3179 domain-containing protein — protein sequence MKRSIAAAGVVLFLAAGSTAWAQPAPAGGHPDVRLFFQAIHDDGDIADAALEQIAARWRNGYAGIIWDLVRFMQPPRRPAVRPPGLGADPTNPGAGDRLEWIQPEHPSTRVWRRLMRFLERQTGQRFRGDIRRAHQWIWDQPYDPHPDYGFFKGQWYAQMDPRFADFFPRRVFSTIRLDEIDWGGVDVNGIPPLEYPAHLAAGEADYLDDDHVVFGVAAGGETRAYPKRILAWHEMALDRLGGVELTIVYCTLCGTVIPYESVVEGEHIRFGTSGLLYRSNKLMFDHGTRSLWNTFEGVPVLGTLVGSGRRLTHRSVVTTTWGEWRRMHPDTTVLSLDTGHRRDYREGVAYRAYFRTDDLMFDVPERDDRLDNKDEVLVMLLEDARGARRPLAVSADFLEDHRLHLEEHAGRRLLIVTSREGANRVYDAGSTNFERLAGDLLVVDAEGGRWQVTEDALIDTSDPARQAPRVAAQRAFWFGWYSQFPETRLVR from the coding sequence ATGAAGCGATCCATCGCCGCCGCCGGTGTCGTGCTGTTCCTCGCGGCAGGCTCGACAGCGTGGGCGCAGCCGGCGCCTGCCGGTGGACATCCGGACGTTCGCCTCTTCTTTCAGGCGATCCACGATGACGGCGACATCGCCGATGCGGCGCTGGAACAGATCGCGGCACGCTGGCGGAACGGCTACGCCGGGATCATCTGGGACCTCGTGCGGTTCATGCAGCCCCCCCGCCGGCCGGCGGTCCGGCCCCCGGGTCTGGGCGCCGATCCGACGAATCCCGGCGCCGGCGACCGATTGGAATGGATACAGCCGGAACACCCGAGCACCCGGGTGTGGCGGCGGTTGATGCGGTTCCTCGAGCGGCAGACCGGCCAGCGCTTCCGCGGGGACATTCGGCGGGCGCACCAGTGGATCTGGGACCAGCCGTACGATCCGCATCCGGACTACGGCTTCTTCAAGGGGCAGTGGTACGCCCAGATGGATCCTCGTTTCGCCGACTTCTTTCCACGCCGCGTGTTCTCGACCATCCGGCTGGACGAGATCGACTGGGGCGGCGTGGACGTCAACGGCATTCCGCCGTTGGAGTACCCCGCCCACCTGGCGGCCGGCGAAGCGGACTACCTCGATGACGACCACGTCGTGTTCGGCGTCGCGGCCGGCGGCGAGACCCGCGCCTATCCGAAGCGGATCCTGGCCTGGCACGAGATGGCGCTCGACCGGCTGGGCGGCGTCGAGTTGACCATCGTCTACTGCACGCTGTGCGGCACCGTCATTCCCTACGAGAGCGTGGTCGAGGGCGAGCACATCCGGTTCGGGACGAGCGGCCTGCTGTATCGATCCAACAAGCTGATGTTCGATCACGGCACCCGCAGCCTGTGGAACACCTTCGAGGGCGTTCCGGTGCTCGGCACGCTGGTCGGGTCCGGCAGGCGGCTGACGCACCGGTCGGTCGTCACCACCACCTGGGGCGAATGGCGCCGCATGCATCCCGACACGACGGTTCTCTCGCTCGACACCGGTCACCGGCGGGACTACCGCGAAGGGGTCGCCTACCGCGCCTACTTCCGGACCGACGACCTGATGTTCGACGTCCCGGAGCGCGACGATCGGCTCGACAACAAGGACGAGGTGCTGGTCATGCTTCTCGAGGACGCCCGGGGCGCCCGCCGGCCCCTGGCCGTCTCGGCCGACTTCCTCGAGGACCACCGACTCCACCTGGAAGAGCACGCCGGGCGCCGTCTTCTCATCGTGACGAGCCGCGAGGGCGCGAACCGCGTCTACGACGCCGGCTCGACGAACTTCGAGCGGCTCGCCGGAGACCTCCTCGTCGTCGACGCGGAGGGCGGCCGCTGGCAGGTGACGGAGGATGCGCTGATCGATACGTCGGACCCGGCGCGGCAAGCGCCGCGGGTGGCGGCGCAGCGCGCGTTCTGGTTCGGCTGGTACTCGCAGTTCCCGGAGACGCGCCTGGTCCGTTGA
- the hpt gene encoding hypoxanthine phosphoribosyltransferase, translating into MSRVPVPLYTAEQIRNRVAELAISLDGRFPAGATPHFVAVLSGSFMFLADLVRAMPRPVTIDFVRMQSYGSASTTSGTPRLLHGPSSDLRDRHIVIVEDIVDTGLTLQTLRRNLIAARPRSLDTVTLLDKPARRRTDVPVDLVGFRIPNRFVVGYGLDHNEEHRHLPYLAVIGA; encoded by the coding sequence ATGTCCAGGGTTCCGGTGCCGCTGTACACCGCCGAGCAGATCCGCAACCGTGTGGCCGAGCTCGCGATCAGCCTCGACGGCCGCTTTCCGGCCGGCGCCACGCCGCACTTCGTCGCCGTGCTGAGTGGCAGCTTCATGTTTCTGGCCGATCTCGTACGGGCGATGCCGCGGCCGGTCACCATCGATTTCGTCAGGATGCAGAGCTACGGCTCGGCCAGCACCACGTCGGGAACGCCACGGCTGCTTCACGGCCCGAGCTCCGATCTCCGTGACCGGCACATCGTCATCGTGGAGGACATCGTGGACACGGGTCTGACCTTGCAGACCCTGCGGCGGAATCTCATCGCGGCGCGGCCCAGGAGCCTCGACACCGTGACGCTTCTCGACAAGCCGGCGCGCCGGCGGACCGACGTGCCGGTGGACCTGGTCGGCTTTCGTATCCCGAACCGGTTCGTGGTCGGATACGGCCTCGATCACAACGAGGAGCACCGTCATCTACCCTATCTGGCGGTCATTGGGGCATGA
- a CDS encoding citryl-CoA lyase: protein MSSSQTPNAPPNRPPAGRWPTAITQVEPDKILVRGYPLDELMGRLSFGDAIYLLITGEIASPTVSRVMDALLVASLDHGATPPSTLAARHVAGTGAPLRAAAAAGMLALGSPLGGGGSIEGCMRFLDDGLALVGDWVSYDDAARRLLDQRAGSGQNPPGFGHRRHRRDPRAARLMQLAFELELEGGHTQLARAVEQELAERQAAAGRPRMSLNADGAIAAVAGDLGLDAQTATMLFTISRVPGLVTHAIEEQRRQDAMRPIDPSQHFYDGPGERRLPDSPL, encoded by the coding sequence ATGTCCAGTTCCCAGACACCGAACGCGCCCCCGAATCGGCCGCCGGCCGGCCGCTGGCCGACCGCCATCACCCAGGTCGAACCGGACAAGATCCTGGTGCGCGGGTACCCCCTCGACGAGTTGATGGGCCGACTGTCGTTCGGGGACGCCATCTACCTGCTGATCACCGGTGAGATCGCTTCGCCGACGGTGAGCCGCGTGATGGACGCCCTGCTGGTGGCGTCGCTGGATCATGGCGCGACGCCGCCCTCGACGTTGGCCGCGCGGCACGTCGCGGGCACCGGGGCCCCGTTGCGCGCCGCCGCCGCGGCCGGCATGCTGGCTCTCGGCTCGCCCCTCGGCGGCGGGGGGAGTATAGAAGGCTGCATGCGGTTTCTCGACGACGGGCTCGCGCTGGTGGGCGACTGGGTGTCGTACGACGACGCGGCGCGCCGGCTGCTGGATCAACGCGCCGGCAGCGGGCAGAATCCGCCCGGATTCGGCCATCGCCGGCACCGCCGGGACCCGCGCGCCGCGCGTCTGATGCAGCTCGCCTTCGAGCTGGAGCTCGAGGGAGGGCATACCCAGCTCGCCCGCGCGGTGGAGCAGGAGCTGGCAGAGCGGCAAGCCGCGGCCGGCCGGCCGCGGATGTCGCTGAACGCGGACGGCGCCATCGCCGCCGTGGCAGGCGACCTCGGCCTCGACGCCCAGACCGCCACGATGCTCTTCACGATTTCGCGGGTGCCCGGTCTGGTGACGCACGCCATCGAAGAGCAGCGGCGGCAGGACGCGATGCGCCCCATCGATCCGTCGCAGCACTTCTACGACGGGCCGGGGGAGCGGCGCCTGCCGGACTCGCCGCTGTGA